GATTTTTAAACAACAGAAATTCCATTTTGAAATTATCGCACCATGTTGAGGAACTAAGAAAGGAGTTAAAAGAATTAGGTGGAATGAAAAGCAGTCAAAAGGATCTTTTATCAGATCATAAAAATTTGACTAAAGGACAGGAAAATCTAGCTTATGACCATGAAAAAATCATAGATATGCAGAATAGAATAAAAGAAATTTTAAATAAAGGTGAAATTCGTTATGAAAATTTAAATATTGACCAAAAAGAAATACGAAATCAGGTTTTGAATTTAGTTATGAATTATGAAAAGCTGGTGGGTGAGAATAGTCAACTTCGGCAAGAGAATGATAATCTGCTAAAAGTAATAAAGTCTATGAAACAAAGTAAATCCTTATATTATAATTCACAAGAGAATTATCAAGAGAAGGATGAAGAAGAGGAAGAACATGAATTTTAATATGTGTAACCTTTCATTGAGACAATCTTTAATGCTGGATTGTCTTTTTTCATGCACTTAGGTAAGAAAAGTATCTAATAAGGAGAAGTGAAGTCTATTGGAAGTAAAATGGATTCAGTTATTGAAAGAAAAAATAAGGGAGAAAAAAGGATCTGGCTTAATCGAAGCTGTGGTTCTTTTTTTAGTTACCATGATGTTCTTTTCCGTAGCCTTTGAATATCTCAGGATTCAAATGGTGGCAAACAATATCCGGGACGCTTATGAACGAGCAATCCTTACCGTTGCCAGTGAAAATTACAATGAAGTATACGCAGGCTTTCGGGAAGAGGATTTCATAGGCGGTGTATATGAAGGTGGCTCAGGAGGGGGTGGAAAGCTTGGGGAGCTGCCGGAGTGGATAAGCTTAAATGACTATGGAAGTGTAGGGGAAGAACTGGAGGAGCTTCTGGTACTTAAGTGTGAGGATGGGGTGTATACGAGTGACAAGGATAAGTATATCCTAAAAGACATCGAAGTGCAGGTTAAGGAAGGTAGTGCTTCTACCAGTGGGAAATATGAAGTGAAAGGAGAGATAACCATGGAGATACCCATTTATTTTGCGAGTGTTAAGATAACACAGGCCGAGATTCCTCTTAAGGTAAAAACGGCATACACACCAAAATATTAAACAAGGAGAATCATATGCCAAAACTGATTGGTAGGAATGGAAATGAAAGTGAGAAGTATAGACATTATACGAGTATCTGCCGTAAGATTGGTAATTATTTCTGGGCAACTTTAATTTTATATTTGTTAATCATGTTTAATGAGAGATTAACAAATCCCGCTTATGAGAATATAAAATTTGACTGTTATAACTATATCGAATTTAATAGCGTTATATTTTGTGCTATATCCGTATTATATATGTTTTTTTATATTGTATGGGAGCAACGCCTGAAACAAGAAGAAAGGACATTATCTAGATTTGGGAGTTATGTAATGTATTGTATAACTTGTTACATCGTATACAATTTTAGCTTCTACATGGCTTTTATATGGTATCTTAAAGGTGAAGAAAATACAGAGCGATTATTAATTTTTCTGTTTTGCTGTGCCTTAGTAAAGGTTATTATTCCATTTCTTTTTGGTCAATTACATAGGTTGTTGTCTTGGAGCTATAATAAACTGGAGAATAAGTGGGAAAGTCATAAAAAACAAGAAACTGAAACAAAAGAGTAAATAAACCCGAATGAATTATATTGGAATAAATAGACATTAAAATACTTGTCAGCCTACTCGTTATGTGATATAATTAATTTGGGAATATTTAACCTAAAAGTAAAGTTTTACAAGAAAGAGGGTTATAATATTGCTAAAAAAGTCCGATAAATATAATAAGAAAAAAACTATAAAAAAGGCAATCATCTTTACGGGTTTGCTATTAACTGTGTCAATCATTCTTGTAGTAGTTATAAAAAAGGGGTTGCCCGGTAACACAGAAGCTAATCAAAACGATTTACACGAAGAAATCGTGTCAACGGATCAAGAGACAGAATCAAAAAGCAATGAGCCAGTAGAAAAAAAAGCCGTTAAGGAGATTAAAGAATCTGACTTGATGGATTATGAAGATTTAATAGCAAACGATGCAGTCTCTTGGGAAACGATTACAAAGTATGCAGATGATGTAGTATCCTGGGAAACCATTGCAGGCTCTGCTGTTGGAGATTCAAAGAGCTGTGAAGACCAAGATGATACTAACAACGAATCTGAAACAGTAGGGAAGGATTCCAAGAGTGATAGTACCCAGGAAGGCAAAAACAACGAAAGCTCTATAACGACTCCGAAAGGCAAAGTCATTGATGAATCACCGAATACTATAAAAGATGAGACAATTAAGAACGAGTATGAAGGTGAGAAAAAGCAGGATATGATAGAGTTTTTTGATGTTGAACCAAGTGGAGAGCAACCAAATGGAGATATTCCAGCAGGAGGAAAACAGGGCGTAGGTACTTGGAATTAAGCGAAAGAGGGGATATAAATGATGAAGAAAAAACATAAGATTCTAATAATGAGTGGTATATTAAGTCTTTCAGTTGCAGCAATCTGCGGATTTAATTATTATAGCTTAGAGCTTAATCAAGACAGATATACATTGGAGCTGGGTGAACAATTAAAGACAGAGGTGGCGGACTATGCATCCGGTAATATAAACAATGCAAAACTAAACTTATCAGAGGTTGATGTGAACAAGGTTGGGACATATCAGGCAAATGTTAAGGGAAAGATTCAGAACTTATCCTTTTCAGTTGATGTGGTTGATACAACTGCACCGTCAGCAGAAGTAATAGAAAATAAAACATTCTACACCTTTGAGCAAGTGAAAGCATCCATGCTACTGGAGGATGTGAAGGACGAAAGTAAGGTCATTGTAACCTTTGAGGATGGAAAAGAAGTACATACCTATGAAAAGGGTGGTTTTATTGAAGAAAAAGTAATCTTAACCGATGAATACAGTAATGTGACTGTTTTAAGTGTTACTTTTGAAATAGTTGCTGATAGCACTAAGCCGGTTATAAAAGGAGCTAAAAATAGCAAGGTTTATATAGGAGAGACAGTCGATTTCTTAAAGGGTGTCAGTGCAATGGATGATAGGGATGGAGATGTAACAAATAGCATTGTTGTTGATGCAAGCAAAGTTGATACAGGTAAGGCTGGAAAGTATAAATTGAAATATTCTGTAAAAGACAATGCAGGCAATCAGGCTACTAAAACAGTTACAATAACTGTTTTAGAGGATAAGGCACCTGTTTTTAAAGGTTTAACAGCCTTAACAGTAAATGTTGGCTCAAAAGTGGATTATTTAAGCAATGTAAGTGCAACGGATGATAGAGATGGTGATGTAACCACAAGTATTAAGGTTGACAGCACCAAAGTAAATCTGACTAAGGCAGGCACATACAAAGTTACTTATTCTGTAACTGACAGCACTGGCAACAAAACTATTGAATCAAGGACAGTTAATGTAAAGAGTAAAGCGGTTAAGTCGGAAACAACTCAAAGCCAAACTTCTGATAATAGTGGAAATACCAATAAGAAAATTACTTCTAATGGAAAGAAAAACAGTTCGTCAGGAAGTAAAAACAGTAATTCATCTGGATTTGATTTCTTTGAGGTCAAACCTAGTGGAGAACAACCAAATGGAGATGTTCCGGCAGGTGGTAAACAGGGTGTAGGAACTTGGGATTAATATTAAATTTATTAAAGGTATGGTCAATTGACTGTACCTTTTTTTGTTGGAGGGATTTATGAGATTTAAAGATTTATTAATAACGTTAATATTGTTATTTTTCATTTCAATAACGCTTCCTGCAACTATGGTATATGCTGATCCAAATATGGACGGTGGGGGCAGTGGAGGTGGAACGCAAAACGGATCAAATGAGAACTTCTATTCTTCGGGAGATGATGGTGTACGAATAACTATTATTGATGTGAGAACAGGAAGAAGAGCAGAGGGGACAAGAACAATTGATTATTCAAAAAGGGACAAGACAAATAAGACTGTTATACATTTTGGTAAGCATTCAAAATTAGAATATATGGGAGTTGCAGGATATGCGGCTTCTATGCAATTAATGCAATCTAGCCAAGATTACGTTACTGACAGTAGCGGCAGAACTGTAGCGTTTAATGTTTCTGAATTACCAATAATAGTTAGTAGCTCAAGCGGCAACTCTGATATTGATGAAATAAAAGATTATTTTAACAATGAGGACAGATTAAGAAAGATATCTTCCAGAGCTGGTATTAGTTATGATGAAATGATAAATGGCAATTACAAGCTTATCATAGAACCAGTGATCTATCTAACCTTTAAATCCATGTATATGGCAATGACGGCGCATGAAGCCGCCAAGTTAGATATGGCACTTGGAGGTACGGAAACCTCTGGTGGAGAATTAAGGGCAAAGTTCGTATCTTTCTCCCATAAAAATTTACCTCTTTCAATATTTTTAAAGAAAAAGGAACTGGGAGTAAAGCGTTGGACGGGCAGTAAAAATGAAAGAGTCCATAACGGAAAAATCCTTGAGTATTTGGGAATAGGAATCCTATCCTTTGAAGCGGAAGGAACGGATGTTGATGTAGGCAGTGGTACATATAATTACCGGCCAAATACTGACGTTATTACAGCGGTTGAGGTAAGTGTTGGTAGCGGTGGAAATGGTGCTACAAGTGATAATCCAATATCCGTACAGTTCTCAGGGGACTTAGTACCAACCACAAGTGTTACCGGAATTGTAATACCCCCAGGTGGTTCAAGGCTTGTATGGTTTAAATGGAAAACACCTGATTTAGCAGAGCTGACGAAGTCGAAAATCAATGTAAGTATAACCGGAGGAGCAAGCACCACATCCTCATCGGTTATTGATATTACCATTAAACCAATCGTGGAAAAAGAACCGCCCAATCCCACAGCAGATGACAAGAAAAAAAGTAATTGGAATGATAATAATCTGCCGGTGTTTCCTAAGATAATGGAATTAAAGTCCTATGCAGCACCTAAAAAGTCAGCTTCCTGGCATACCTATACCTGCACCAAAAAATCAGTCTGGACCGGCGAATATGAGACAGATTCACAAGGAAATTATCTGGTGGACAGTGAAGGATATAGGTATAAAATTTATGAAACCGTTTATGAGTTTGATACCAATACGTATACCGCTTCACTGGTAAATACAACGGCTAAGATTACACCAGACATTACAGTTAAGAAAGCAAATCCTAACAACAGTTATATAAAAAGTGGCTATGGTATTGAATTAGCGGTTAACTCTAGGGTGAATGGCAGTCCCAGTACTACAACCGGTATTCAGCATGCAGTAGTATATTTTCCGGAGTTTAAATATGTGAGTTATCGGCGAATCGGGAAATTGCCAAGTGCTGGCTTAAATGCAACGATTAACTTTCCGGTGAATCAATATTCTATATTGGATAACAAAGTTCATTTTCTCCCAATTTGGTTTCCAGATAAGGAATATAAAGTATACATAGAAACCTTAGATGCATGGACGCCGGCTGGAATGTTATGTGATTATACAACAGCAAGCATTACAGTAAAAGGGTCGATGTGGGACGATTATCACATTGGTGTAATACCAAGCTATAGATAAAATTACGGAGGATATTATGATACTGGATTTTAACACAAATGACAACAAAGAGCTTTTGAT
The nucleotide sequence above comes from Anaerocolumna cellulosilytica. Encoded proteins:
- a CDS encoding immunoglobulin-like domain-containing protein translates to MMKKKHKILIMSGILSLSVAAICGFNYYSLELNQDRYTLELGEQLKTEVADYASGNINNAKLNLSEVDVNKVGTYQANVKGKIQNLSFSVDVVDTTAPSAEVIENKTFYTFEQVKASMLLEDVKDESKVIVTFEDGKEVHTYEKGGFIEEKVILTDEYSNVTVLSVTFEIVADSTKPVIKGAKNSKVYIGETVDFLKGVSAMDDRDGDVTNSIVVDASKVDTGKAGKYKLKYSVKDNAGNQATKTVTITVLEDKAPVFKGLTALTVNVGSKVDYLSNVSATDDRDGDVTTSIKVDSTKVNLTKAGTYKVTYSVTDSTGNKTIESRTVNVKSKAVKSETTQSQTSDNSGNTNKKITSNGKKNSSSGSKNSNSSGFDFFEVKPSGEQPNGDVPAGGKQGVGTWD